A section of the Mesobacillus jeotgali genome encodes:
- the carB gene encoding carbamoyl-phosphate synthase large subunit: MPKRKDVNSILVIGSGPIIIGQAAEFDYAGTQACIALREEGYKVILVNSNPATIMTDTEIADVVYIEPLTLEFVARIIRKERPDAILPTLGGQTGLNLAVELSKAGVLEECGVEILGTKLEAINQAEDRELFRSLMNELGQPVPDSDIIHSLDEAYAFVEEIGYPVIVRPAFTMGGTGGGICSNEKELIEIVTSGIKNSPVGQCLLEKSIAGFKEIEYEVMRDSNDNAIVVCNMENFDPVGVHTGDSIVVAPSQTLSDREYQLLRNASLKIIRALKIEGGCNVQLALDPDSFNYYVIEVNPRVSRSSALASKATGYPIAKLAAKIAVGLTLDEMLNPVTGKTYACFEPALDYVVTKIPRWPFDKFESANRTLGTQMKATGEVMAIGRNFEESLLKAVRSLEADVTHLTLNNRNEIDDELLEKRIRKAGDERLFYLAEAIRRGNTIETLHSWSKIDLFFLYKLERLIAFEQQVAERPFDLETARAAKQKGFADKVLAELWNVEEKAVYQWRLEQNLLPVYKMVDTCAAEFESETPYFYSTYEEENESVVSDKQSVIVLGSGPIRIGQGIEFDYATVHSVKAIKEAGYEAIIVNNNPETVSTDFSISDKLYFEPLTIEDVMNIINLEKPIGAVVQFGGQTAINLASKLVDRGVSILGTTLEDLDRAEDRDKFEQALSNLGIPLPKGSTAKSVEEAAVIAAEIGYPVLVRPSYVLGGRAMEIVYKEKELLHYMKNAVKVNPEYPVLIDRYLTGKEVEVDAISDGENVLIPGIMEHIERAGVHSGDSIGVYPPQSLSEEVKKKLVQYTIDLARGLKIVGLLNIQYVIANEEVFVLEVNPRSSRTVPFLSKITNVPMAKIATKVILGQSLLSQGYGTGIVPEQEGVFVKVPVFSFEKLRRVDITLGPEMKSTGEVMGKDTTLEKALYKGMVAAGMKFREFGTVLLTVADKDKEEALALAKRFSNIGYQLMATEGTAKYLQTAGIKVKTVGKIGSEGLNLIDVIRTGEAQMVINTLTKGKQPERDGFRIRRESVENGVPCFTSLDTAKAILRVIESMTFSAESLKPMDAVKEGVLL, from the coding sequence ATGCCAAAGCGTAAAGATGTAAATAGTATTCTAGTAATCGGGTCTGGTCCTATAATCATTGGACAGGCGGCGGAATTTGATTATGCTGGAACACAGGCGTGCATTGCACTTCGTGAAGAAGGGTATAAGGTCATTCTCGTCAATTCGAATCCGGCAACCATCATGACAGATACTGAAATCGCTGATGTAGTATACATAGAGCCGCTTACTCTTGAGTTTGTGGCGCGGATCATCCGCAAGGAACGCCCAGATGCCATCCTTCCGACACTTGGCGGCCAGACAGGACTGAACTTAGCTGTTGAACTGTCCAAGGCAGGTGTACTGGAAGAATGCGGTGTGGAGATTCTAGGTACAAAGCTTGAAGCCATCAATCAAGCAGAAGACAGGGAGCTGTTCAGAAGTCTGATGAACGAACTGGGTCAGCCTGTTCCGGATAGTGATATCATACACAGTCTTGATGAAGCATACGCTTTTGTGGAGGAAATTGGCTATCCAGTGATTGTCCGGCCTGCTTTTACAATGGGTGGAACCGGCGGAGGCATATGCAGCAACGAGAAAGAACTGATCGAAATCGTGACGAGCGGCATCAAAAACAGTCCTGTCGGTCAATGTCTGCTAGAAAAAAGTATCGCTGGATTCAAGGAAATAGAATACGAAGTGATGCGAGACAGCAATGATAATGCGATAGTGGTCTGCAATATGGAAAACTTTGATCCTGTTGGTGTCCATACGGGTGATTCCATTGTTGTAGCTCCAAGTCAGACATTGAGCGACAGAGAATACCAGCTGCTTAGGAATGCCAGTCTGAAAATCATCAGGGCACTCAAGATTGAAGGAGGCTGCAATGTACAGCTGGCGCTTGATCCGGACAGCTTTAATTATTATGTTATCGAAGTGAATCCTCGTGTCAGCCGTTCTTCCGCTCTGGCTTCAAAAGCGACTGGCTATCCAATCGCCAAGCTTGCAGCAAAAATAGCCGTAGGCTTAACTCTTGATGAAATGCTGAATCCTGTGACTGGCAAAACATATGCCTGCTTTGAACCGGCGCTGGATTATGTTGTAACCAAGATTCCTCGCTGGCCATTCGATAAGTTTGAATCCGCGAACCGTACGCTCGGAACGCAGATGAAAGCTACTGGGGAAGTGATGGCGATTGGCCGTAACTTTGAAGAGTCTCTACTTAAGGCGGTTCGTTCCCTTGAAGCGGACGTTACTCATCTCACTCTTAACAATAGAAATGAAATTGACGATGAATTGCTGGAAAAGAGAATCCGTAAAGCTGGTGACGAAAGACTATTCTACCTGGCAGAGGCCATCAGGAGAGGGAATACAATTGAAACGCTTCATAGCTGGAGCAAAATCGATTTATTCTTCCTTTATAAATTAGAAAGATTGATAGCTTTTGAGCAGCAGGTTGCTGAAAGGCCGTTCGATTTGGAAACGGCAAGGGCAGCAAAGCAAAAAGGTTTTGCCGATAAGGTACTGGCTGAATTATGGAATGTAGAAGAAAAGGCGGTATATCAATGGCGTCTTGAACAGAACCTGCTGCCTGTCTATAAAATGGTCGATACATGCGCAGCTGAATTTGAATCAGAAACACCATACTTTTATAGCACATATGAGGAAGAAAACGAGTCAGTTGTCAGCGACAAACAAAGTGTGATTGTCCTGGGATCCGGACCAATCAGGATTGGGCAGGGAATTGAGTTTGACTATGCAACTGTCCACTCCGTTAAAGCCATCAAGGAAGCCGGATATGAGGCAATCATCGTTAATAACAATCCTGAAACAGTTTCAACTGATTTCAGCATCTCGGATAAATTGTACTTTGAGCCGCTGACAATTGAGGATGTCATGAATATCATCAACCTCGAAAAGCCTATTGGCGCAGTTGTCCAATTTGGCGGGCAAACAGCAATCAATCTTGCATCGAAACTGGTTGACAGGGGTGTAAGCATCCTGGGGACAACTCTTGAAGACCTTGACAGAGCAGAGGACCGTGACAAGTTTGAACAGGCACTCTCGAATCTGGGAATTCCACTGCCAAAAGGAAGCACGGCAAAATCTGTGGAAGAAGCGGCTGTCATTGCTGCTGAAATTGGCTATCCAGTCCTGGTGCGTCCATCCTACGTGCTTGGCGGCAGGGCGATGGAAATCGTCTACAAGGAAAAGGAACTGCTTCATTACATGAAAAACGCAGTGAAGGTCAATCCTGAATATCCTGTGCTGATCGATCGTTATCTGACAGGAAAAGAAGTGGAAGTCGATGCGATTTCTGATGGTGAAAACGTATTGATACCTGGAATCATGGAACATATCGAAAGAGCCGGAGTGCATTCTGGTGATTCGATTGGAGTCTATCCTCCGCAAAGCCTTAGTGAGGAAGTAAAAAAGAAACTGGTCCAATACACGATTGACCTTGCGAGAGGGCTGAAAATCGTCGGTTTGCTGAATATCCAATATGTCATTGCCAATGAAGAAGTGTTCGTACTCGAGGTGAACCCGCGTTCCAGCCGTACTGTACCATTCCTGAGCAAAATTACAAACGTGCCAATGGCAAAAATTGCGACAAAGGTAATCCTTGGCCAAAGCCTTCTCTCACAGGGCTATGGAACAGGCATCGTGCCGGAGCAAGAGGGAGTCTTTGTCAAGGTACCAGTATTCTCGTTTGAAAAATTGCGCCGGGTAGATATTACATTAGGGCCTGAAATGAAATCGACTGGAGAAGTCATGGGCAAGGATACCACTCTGGAAAAAGCCTTATATAAGGGGATGGTTGCTGCAGGAATGAAGTTCAGGGAGTTTGGAACTGTACTTCTTACAGTGGCTGACAAGGATAAAGAAGAAGCACTTGCACTGGCCAAAAGATTCTCGAATATTGGCTATCAATTGATGGCGACTGAGGGCACGGCGAAATACCTGCAAACAGCAGGCATAAAAGTAAAGACCGTTGGCAAGATTGGCTCAGAAGGACTGAACCTCATTGATGTGATTCGTACAGGAGAAGCGCAGATGGTCATCAACACGCTGACAAAAGGCAAGCAGCCTGAACGGGATGGCTTCAGGATTCGCCGGGAATCAGTTGAAAATGGCGTTCCATGCTTCACTTCCCTTGATACTGCGAAAGCAATTTTAAGAGTCATAGAATCAATGACATTTTCAGCAGAATCCTTAAAGCCGATGGATGCCGTAAAAGAAGGTGTACTTTTATGA
- a CDS encoding dihydroorotate dehydrogenase electron transfer subunit, whose product MIRQEICRIESNRQIADNIFELVLSGGMSHEMKQPGQFVHIKVADGLDPLLRRPISISSINQETFTIIYRRQGRGTSLLAEKSSGMAIDVLGPLGNGFPVEEAKPGQTAVLVGGGVGVPPMYELAKQLARNGVNVVSIIGFQTESAVFYERELAEYGEVYVATVDGSYGRKGFVTDVLTSLNASVDIVFACGPTPMLRAIEDGQYAPKTYLSLEERMGCGIGACFACVCHLKEDPKGFTYKKVCSDGPVFKAGEVVI is encoded by the coding sequence ATGATCAGGCAGGAAATCTGCAGGATAGAGAGTAATAGGCAAATCGCCGACAATATTTTCGAACTTGTCCTGAGCGGCGGAATGTCACATGAAATGAAGCAGCCCGGACAGTTTGTCCACATAAAAGTAGCAGATGGGTTAGATCCTCTGTTGCGCAGGCCGATCAGCATATCGTCCATCAATCAGGAAACGTTTACGATTATTTACAGGAGGCAGGGAAGAGGGACTTCCCTGCTTGCTGAAAAATCATCAGGGATGGCAATCGATGTCCTGGGACCTTTGGGGAATGGCTTTCCGGTGGAAGAAGCAAAGCCGGGACAAACAGCAGTGCTTGTAGGAGGAGGGGTTGGTGTGCCTCCGATGTATGAACTGGCTAAACAGCTTGCCAGAAATGGGGTCAATGTTGTAAGCATCATCGGTTTCCAAACAGAAAGTGCCGTATTTTACGAAAGAGAACTCGCTGAATACGGTGAGGTATACGTGGCTACTGTGGATGGCTCTTACGGCAGGAAGGGGTTTGTTACGGACGTCCTTACCAGCCTGAATGCATCAGTGGATATCGTGTTTGCCTGCGGGCCTACGCCGATGCTCAGAGCCATTGAGGATGGGCAATATGCGCCGAAAACATATTTGTCACTTGAGGAGCGCATGGGCTGCGGAATAGGGGCTTGCTTTGCATGTGTCTGCCATCTGAAAGAAGATCCAAAAGGGTTTACATATAAAAAGGTATGCAGCGATGGACCAGTGTTTAAAGCAGGGGAGGTTGTCATATGA
- a CDS encoding dihydroorotate dehydrogenase translates to MSSLSVKLPGLNLKNPVMPASGCFGFGKEFSQLFDLNQLGAIMIKATTPEPRFGNPTPRVAETSGGMLNAIGLQNPGLNQVFNEELPWLEQFDVPIIANIAGSTEEDYVKVASQLSKAPNVHALELNISCPNVKTGGIAFGTDPDMAKALTRKVKEVSEVPVYVKLSPNVTDIVSIAKAVQDGGADGLTLINTLLGMRIDLATGQPVLANKTGGLSGPSVKPVAIRMIYEVSQHVSIPIIGMGGVQSAEDVLEFFLAGASAAAVGTQNFVDPFVCPKIIEELPELIASFGADHISELTGRSWKKNERLAYYRT, encoded by the coding sequence ATGAGTTCGTTATCAGTCAAGCTGCCTGGACTCAATTTGAAGAATCCGGTTATGCCCGCCTCTGGCTGCTTTGGTTTTGGCAAAGAGTTCAGCCAATTATTTGATCTTAATCAGCTCGGTGCCATCATGATTAAAGCAACAACACCCGAACCCCGGTTCGGCAATCCTACCCCAAGAGTGGCCGAAACATCCGGAGGGATGCTGAACGCCATCGGCCTGCAAAATCCAGGCCTGAATCAGGTTTTCAATGAGGAACTTCCATGGCTGGAGCAGTTCGATGTACCAATCATAGCGAATATCGCGGGGTCAACAGAAGAGGATTATGTAAAGGTAGCATCCCAATTGTCAAAGGCTCCTAATGTCCATGCTCTCGAGCTGAATATCTCATGCCCAAATGTCAAAACAGGGGGAATAGCTTTCGGAACAGACCCGGACATGGCCAAAGCACTGACTCGAAAGGTAAAAGAAGTTTCTGAAGTGCCTGTGTATGTAAAGCTTTCCCCAAATGTTACCGACATTGTCAGCATTGCAAAGGCGGTCCAGGATGGTGGAGCAGATGGCCTAACATTGATCAATACTTTGCTTGGAATGCGAATTGACCTGGCAACAGGACAGCCAGTTCTTGCAAATAAAACCGGAGGATTATCCGGTCCATCTGTTAAACCAGTTGCCATCAGGATGATATATGAAGTCAGCCAGCATGTTTCCATCCCGATTATTGGCATGGGAGGAGTCCAGTCAGCGGAAGATGTTTTAGAGTTTTTCCTTGCAGGTGCAAGTGCGGCTGCCGTAGGAACACAGAATTTCGTGGATCCATTTGTATGCCCGAAAATCATTGAAGAACTGCCAGAGTTGATTGCAAGTTTTGGGGCAGACCATATATCAGAGCTAACAGGAAGGAGCTGGAAGAAGAATGAAAGACTCGCTTATTATCGCACTTGA
- the pyrE gene encoding orotate phosphoribosyltransferase has product MKRQIAEALLEIEAVSLQPENPFTWSSGMKSPIYCDNRLTLSYPEVRRKVAEGLRNLIVEHFPDAEMIAGTATAGIPHAAWVSELLNLPMSYVRSKAKGHGKGNQIEGKVTAGQKVVVVEDLISTGGSVIEAVNALREAGCDVLGVVSIFTYELEKGQQQLKSAGITAVSLTDFTTLSNLAEEKGLITKENVESLAEWRKDPSEWGTAKKI; this is encoded by the coding sequence ATGAAAAGACAAATAGCAGAAGCGTTATTGGAAATTGAGGCGGTCAGCTTGCAGCCGGAAAATCCGTTTACGTGGTCCTCTGGCATGAAGTCGCCAATTTATTGTGACAACCGGCTCACACTTTCATATCCTGAAGTCCGCAGAAAAGTGGCTGAAGGGCTGAGGAATTTGATTGTCGAGCATTTCCCTGATGCAGAAATGATTGCAGGTACAGCTACTGCAGGTATACCACATGCGGCCTGGGTCAGTGAATTGCTTAATCTGCCAATGAGCTATGTTCGCTCTAAAGCTAAGGGTCATGGAAAAGGGAACCAGATTGAAGGGAAAGTGACAGCGGGTCAAAAAGTCGTAGTTGTTGAGGATTTAATTTCAACCGGAGGAAGCGTAATCGAGGCAGTGAATGCCCTGCGTGAAGCAGGCTGTGATGTACTGGGAGTTGTTTCTATTTTTACATATGAACTTGAGAAAGGGCAGCAGCAGCTTAAATCTGCTGGAATAACAGCTGTTTCCCTGACGGACTTTACCACTCTTTCTAACCTGGCAGAGGAAAAAGGGTTAATCACAAAAGAAAATGTTGAAAGTCTTGCTGAATGGCGTAAGGATCCTTCAGAGTGGGGAACAGCAAAAAAAATCTAA
- a CDS encoding DUF3231 family protein gives MKDITHKVSLTSGELANLWTQYMNDSLSICILTHSINNLQDEDIRSLLEFALSIANPHLVKIEDFLTQAGFPIPKGFTLEEDVNLNAPSLFSDTFMLVYMHIMTLHGMTGYAGAVGTSVRADQISYFIRCNKEAMELYERTVHLMLEKGIYSRTPYINSPNQVDFVNSQSYLTGWFGKKRSLNAMEISGLSFNMQKTAVKVVLEIGFGQVCRSKELQKYFNKGKEICLKHFETFRSFLLKDNLSSPNLWISEVTNSTVAPFSDKLMLFHIETLISAAIGFYSAGLSVSQRRDLALEYTGLITEIGLYAEDGAELLIKNGWMERPPMAGYIGDHK, from the coding sequence TTGAAAGATATCACCCATAAAGTTTCACTGACATCTGGAGAGTTAGCGAACCTTTGGACTCAATATATGAATGATTCACTATCCATTTGCATACTTACCCATTCTATTAATAATTTGCAAGACGAAGACATCAGGAGCCTCCTTGAATTTGCGTTAAGCATCGCTAACCCCCACCTTGTTAAGATCGAAGACTTCCTAACCCAGGCTGGCTTTCCAATTCCAAAAGGCTTTACCTTGGAAGAGGATGTAAACCTTAATGCTCCTTCCTTATTTTCCGATACCTTCATGCTGGTTTATATGCATATTATGACTTTACACGGAATGACTGGTTATGCCGGGGCTGTTGGGACCTCCGTCCGTGCTGACCAGATTTCATACTTCATCCGATGCAATAAAGAAGCAATGGAATTATACGAGAGAACTGTGCATTTAATGCTGGAAAAAGGGATTTACAGCAGAACTCCTTATATTAACAGTCCCAATCAAGTAGATTTTGTAAACAGCCAGAGCTATTTAACTGGCTGGTTTGGAAAAAAGCGGTCATTGAATGCCATGGAAATCAGTGGTCTTAGTTTTAATATGCAAAAGACAGCGGTTAAAGTAGTATTAGAAATTGGATTTGGCCAGGTTTGCCGATCAAAAGAACTTCAAAAATATTTCAATAAAGGGAAAGAAATTTGCTTGAAACACTTTGAAACCTTTAGAAGTTTTTTGCTAAAAGACAATTTGTCCTCACCTAATTTATGGATTTCGGAAGTTACCAATTCCACTGTTGCTCCTTTTTCAGATAAGCTGATGTTATTTCATATAGAGACATTGATATCCGCGGCAATAGGGTTTTATAGTGCAGGTTTGTCAGTTTCTCAAAGACGGGATTTGGCACTGGAGTATACAGGACTAATCACGGAAATAGGTTTATATGCTGAAGATGGAGCTGAGCTTCTAATAAAAAATGGCTGGATGGAACGTCCGCCAATGGCAGGTTACATAGGAGACCATAAATAA
- a CDS encoding Rqc2 family fibronectin-binding protein, with the protein MSFDGLFTRAITNELSSTLKGGRINKIHQPFKNEIILAVRANGVNHKLLLSAHPSYARVQLTNEQHENPNEPPMFCMLLRKHLEGFIIEDIIQAGLDRMIIFEVKGRNEIGDISYKRLIIEIMGRHSNIILVDKSRNVILDSIKHISFAVNTHRAIMPGQEYIMPPQQEKMDPLEAQEEDVLRMIDFNAGKLDKQLVANFAGVSPVLAREIIYKAGLANRTTLPKSFISTMEELREHHYKPSVTYGSNKEAFYLVPLEHLKGETKSFETLSQLLDRFYFGKAERDRVKQQGNDLERLLANEKEKNEKKIKKLEATLEDAKKAEQFQLYGELLTANIFMAQKGMKEISVMNYYDENGASITIPLDPRKTPSENAQKYFTKYQKAKNSVNIVKEQIELAQAEVAYFDSLLQQVEAASPKDIEEIREELIEGGYIRARQKKGSKNKQNLKPVLEKYRATDGTEILVGKNNKQNDYLTNKVAARDEIWLHTKDIPGSHVVVRSKEPSEETIVEAAQIAAYFSKARNSSSVPVDFTKVRHVKKPAGAKPGFVIYEQQQTVYVTPDEDMILNFKK; encoded by the coding sequence ATGTCATTTGACGGATTGTTTACCAGAGCGATTACAAACGAACTTTCCTCCACGCTTAAAGGAGGAAGAATCAATAAAATACACCAGCCATTCAAAAACGAAATTATTCTTGCTGTTAGAGCGAATGGAGTCAACCATAAGCTGCTGCTGTCAGCTCACCCAAGTTATGCGAGGGTCCAGCTTACGAATGAGCAGCATGAGAATCCTAATGAGCCACCAATGTTTTGCATGCTTTTACGTAAGCATCTTGAAGGTTTTATTATTGAAGATATCATTCAGGCTGGGCTGGACAGGATGATCATTTTTGAAGTGAAGGGCAGAAATGAAATCGGCGATATTTCATATAAAAGGCTGATTATTGAAATCATGGGTCGTCATAGCAATATTATCCTGGTCGATAAAAGCAGGAATGTGATCCTTGACAGCATCAAGCATATTTCCTTTGCCGTTAATACACACCGGGCGATCATGCCTGGCCAGGAATACATCATGCCGCCACAACAGGAAAAAATGGACCCACTGGAGGCGCAGGAAGAAGATGTGCTAAGGATGATTGATTTCAATGCTGGAAAGCTTGATAAGCAGTTGGTTGCTAATTTTGCCGGGGTATCTCCGGTACTGGCAAGAGAGATCATATATAAGGCAGGTCTCGCCAACCGGACAACTCTGCCTAAGTCATTTATATCCACAATGGAAGAGCTAAGAGAGCATCATTATAAGCCGTCAGTCACCTATGGCAGCAATAAGGAAGCTTTTTATCTCGTTCCCCTCGAACATTTAAAGGGTGAGACAAAATCTTTCGAGACGCTTAGCCAACTGCTGGATCGCTTTTACTTTGGAAAAGCAGAACGTGACCGAGTCAAACAGCAGGGGAACGATCTTGAACGGCTGCTTGCGAATGAGAAAGAAAAGAACGAGAAGAAAATCAAGAAGCTTGAAGCTACCCTGGAGGACGCAAAAAAAGCAGAACAATTCCAGCTTTATGGTGAATTGCTCACTGCTAACATCTTCATGGCACAAAAGGGAATGAAAGAGATTTCTGTCATGAATTATTACGATGAAAACGGAGCTTCAATTACTATTCCATTGGACCCAAGGAAAACTCCGTCGGAGAATGCCCAAAAGTATTTTACTAAATATCAAAAGGCTAAGAATTCTGTCAATATCGTAAAGGAGCAAATCGAATTAGCACAAGCCGAGGTTGCCTATTTCGATTCCTTGCTGCAACAGGTTGAGGCTGCTTCGCCGAAGGATATTGAGGAAATCAGGGAAGAATTAATCGAAGGCGGATATATACGGGCGAGGCAGAAAAAAGGCAGTAAAAATAAACAGAACCTTAAACCTGTTCTGGAAAAATACCGTGCCACTGACGGGACGGAAATACTGGTAGGAAAAAATAATAAGCAGAATGATTATTTGACAAACAAAGTAGCGGCACGCGATGAAATATGGCTGCATACTAAAGATATCCCCGGATCTCATGTCGTGGTCCGCAGCAAAGAGCCCTCAGAAGAAACCATAGTTGAGGCAGCCCAGATTGCCGCTTATTTCAGCAAAGCAAGGAATTCCAGTTCGGTACCTGTAGATTTCACAAAAGTCCGGCATGTTAAGAAACCTGCCGGTGCCAAACCAGGGTTCGTTATTTACGAACAGCAGCAGACTGTATATGTGACACCTGATGAGGACATGATTTTAAATTTTAAAAAATGA
- a CDS encoding calcium-translocating P-type ATPase, SERCA-type, protein MKFHEMNEQEIASALRTDFTEGLDEKEVKRRREQHGYNALAEGEKQSALLLFFSQFKDFMVLVLLAATLISGLLGEMVDAIAIIAIILVNGILGFFQERKAEKSLDALKELSAPQVHALRDGEWTKVPSKEVVPGDILKFASGDRIGADIRLIESWSLEIEESALTGESVPVQKNTSPLRIPNPGLGDMENMAFMGTMVTRGSGTGVVVATGMKTAMGQIADLLQSAEAQETPLQRRLEQLGKILITAALFLTILVVGIGVLQGHDLYTMFLAGVSLAVAAIPEGLPAIVTVALSLGVQRMIRKNAIVRKLPAVETLGCASVICSDKTGTMTQNKMTVTHLWSGNKTWRVDGVGYSPTGLFFHKDKSIDPQSEKSLQQLLTFGMLCNHAEMIEKDGEYIIDGDPTEGALLVAAMKAGYRKNGLLEQFEIVNEFPFDSKRKMMSMIVKDKSGRKFAVVKGAPDVLIGLSDSILWDERQQRLTKELTAKVQGAIDELAGNALRTIAIAFKSIPQGNVILHENEAEKDLTFIGLQGMIDPPRPEVKTAVKECRDAGIKTVMITGDHVITAKAIAKQLGILTKDSKVIEGKTLSEMSVSELEDIVDDVSVFARVSPEHKLKIVKALQNRGHIVAMTGDGVNDAPAIKAADIGVAMGITGTDVAKEASSLVLLDDNFATIKAAIKEGRNIYENIRKFIRYLLASNVGEILVMLFAMILGLPLPLVPIQILWVNLVTDGLPAMALGLDQPEDDVMKRAPRHPKEGVFSRGLGWKVISRGFLIGLVTLIAFMIVYKRNPDELIYAQTIAFTTLVMAQLIHVFDCRSEKSIFARNPFGNKYLVWAVISSLVMVLGVIYSPVLQPIFHTVSIQPADWLLILGLSAVPTFLLAGTFFARKTRRNMI, encoded by the coding sequence ATGAAGTTCCATGAGATGAATGAACAAGAAATTGCTAGTGCCTTAAGAACAGATTTTACAGAAGGATTGGATGAAAAGGAAGTAAAACGCAGACGCGAACAGCATGGGTATAATGCTCTGGCGGAAGGCGAAAAGCAATCCGCCCTGTTACTATTCTTCAGCCAGTTTAAGGATTTTATGGTGCTGGTCCTCTTGGCGGCAACCTTAATATCAGGCCTTCTTGGTGAGATGGTTGATGCGATTGCGATTATCGCCATCATTCTGGTAAATGGTATTTTGGGATTTTTCCAGGAAAGAAAAGCCGAAAAGTCACTGGATGCCTTAAAGGAATTGTCTGCGCCACAGGTCCATGCGTTAAGGGACGGAGAGTGGACAAAGGTTCCATCGAAGGAAGTCGTCCCAGGCGATATCCTGAAATTTGCCAGTGGGGACAGGATTGGTGCCGATATCCGATTAATAGAATCCTGGAGTCTTGAAATTGAAGAATCAGCGCTTACTGGAGAATCGGTCCCTGTGCAAAAAAACACTAGTCCGTTACGGATTCCAAATCCAGGTCTTGGTGATATGGAAAATATGGCATTTATGGGCACGATGGTCACCAGAGGGAGCGGCACCGGTGTGGTTGTAGCTACAGGTATGAAAACGGCTATGGGGCAAATTGCCGACTTGCTGCAAAGTGCTGAAGCACAGGAAACGCCATTGCAGCGCCGATTGGAACAACTGGGAAAAATCCTCATCACTGCTGCACTGTTCCTGACAATATTGGTAGTCGGAATTGGTGTCCTTCAAGGACATGATCTCTATACCATGTTCCTGGCAGGAGTCAGCCTTGCAGTAGCAGCGATTCCGGAAGGGCTGCCGGCAATCGTAACGGTAGCATTGTCGCTGGGTGTCCAGAGGATGATCAGAAAGAATGCGATTGTCCGGAAATTGCCAGCAGTGGAGACGCTGGGCTGTGCATCTGTCATTTGTTCTGATAAAACTGGGACGATGACACAAAACAAAATGACCGTAACACATCTTTGGAGCGGCAACAAAACCTGGAGAGTAGATGGAGTAGGTTATTCCCCGACTGGGTTGTTTTTCCATAAAGATAAGAGTATAGATCCGCAGAGCGAAAAATCTTTGCAGCAGCTGCTTACATTCGGTATGCTCTGCAATCATGCTGAAATGATTGAAAAAGATGGTGAATACATCATTGATGGTGATCCTACAGAGGGTGCGCTTCTGGTTGCTGCGATGAAAGCAGGGTACAGAAAAAATGGCCTACTCGAGCAATTTGAGATTGTCAATGAATTCCCCTTTGATTCAAAGCGAAAAATGATGAGTATGATAGTTAAAGATAAATCAGGAAGAAAGTTTGCAGTGGTCAAAGGAGCGCCAGACGTCCTGATTGGTTTAAGTGATTCGATTCTTTGGGATGAAAGACAGCAGAGGTTAACGAAAGAGCTGACAGCAAAAGTCCAGGGAGCGATTGACGAACTGGCAGGGAATGCATTGAGAACTATCGCGATAGCCTTTAAGTCGATTCCGCAAGGCAATGTTATCCTGCATGAAAACGAAGCTGAAAAGGACTTGACCTTTATCGGCCTGCAGGGGATGATTGATCCGCCGCGCCCAGAAGTGAAGACCGCAGTGAAAGAATGCCGTGATGCAGGCATCAAAACCGTTATGATTACGGGTGACCATGTCATCACTGCAAAGGCAATTGCCAAGCAGTTAGGCATTTTAACAAAAGACAGTAAAGTGATAGAAGGCAAAACTTTGTCCGAGATGTCAGTTTCAGAGCTTGAAGATATTGTAGACGATGTCTCAGTTTTTGCAAGAGTTTCGCCGGAGCATAAATTAAAAATTGTAAAGGCACTTCAAAACAGAGGCCATATCGTCGCGATGACAGGAGACGGGGTAAACGACGCACCGGCTATCAAAGCAGCCGATATAGGCGTGGCTATGGGGATTACTGGTACAGATGTGGCGAAGGAAGCCTCTTCTCTGGTACTCCTCGACGATAACTTTGCCACCATCAAGGCGGCCATCAAAGAAGGCCGTAATATCTATGAAAATATCAGGAAATTCATCCGTTATCTCCTGGCTTCAAATGTTGGGGAGATTTTGGTCATGCTTTTCGCAATGATATTAGGTTTGCCGCTCCCGTTAGTGCCGATTCAAATCCTGTGGGTAAACCTGGTAACAGACGGCTTGCCAGCGATGGCTCTGGGGCTTGACCAGCCTGAAGACGATGTAATGAAGAGGGCTCCCCGCCATCCTAAAGAAGGAGTATTCTCCCGCGGTTTAGGATGGAAAGTCATTTCCAGAGGATTCTTGATCGGTCTCGTCACATTGATTGCATTCATGATTGTATACAAAAGAAACCCTGATGAACTTATTTACGCCCAGACAATTGCCTTTACAACACTAGTAATGGCTCAGCTGATCCATGTATTTGACTGCCGAAGCGAGAAATCAATCTTTGCCCGCAATCCATTTGGTAACAAATATTTGGTTTGGGCCGTTATTTCTTCATTGGTTATGGTCCTTGGCGTAATTTATTCACCGGTATTGCAGCCGATTTTCCATACAGTTTCTATCCAGCCTGCTGACTGGCTATTGATCCTTGGTTTATCGGCTGTTCCAACATTTTTACTGGCAGGAACATTTTTTGCAAGAAAAACAAGGAGAAATATGATATAA